taaatatatatacacacatatatatatatatatatatatatatatatataataattatgttgtatttattaatttatttatttttttgtgtcgtggaatttttttaacatgTCTAAGTCCTTTACCAAATTAGATATGAGTTCCTCACTAATTAGCttaaaattaaaatcaGAGGATGAAAATTGTtttgtataaaaatttttaatatttagATATGTGTCTTGGAAATgttctttaatttttatataactattttctgtatcatcataatttttatatattctattGTCGATATCATTTATGTGtgttttaataaaagaagGTAGATTCTGgaaaatttcttttttagAAAATCTATAATCtagaaagaaaaaagatgaaaaatCGTTAACGTGTCTTAAACTTCTTCCTATACATTgattaataattttcatGGCATATTTAGTTTCATACGATTCGCACATTTTATGAACATCATCATCTGTAAGgtttgtaaaaaataaaaataaataaatacatacatacatacatacatacatacatacatacatacatatatatatatatatatttatatatatcttacATTTGACCACTTTTTGttctcattttttattattacttacatattaatattttggaggtatcatttttatcatgAGTTTTCATTATATCCTTTGTATATTCCCTATAATATTTAAGTCTTAATAAATTCTTATCAACAACATTGTCATGTTTTACAAAAGGAATTCCTACTACTACAACATTTCTACATAAATCATCATAAAAATTGATCCCTTCACTTAATTTGCCATTCATAACACAAAAAAGAATACATCCATTTTGTATTCTTAGATTTGGATCTATGTTTTTAATATTCtcaatattattcaaataattttttactatggcatcatcattttttttttcaaagaaaacaaatttttttttttttattctattaaaaatatattctccttcattatttaagaagttataaaaatcatttaaaaaattgtaGGAAGGgaagaaaattatattaccatataatatattaaatgttataatatatatataaatagcTAAGTTTAATAAATGATCCTTTTTTAgtctatttttatatgtattatcGATAAAATCGGAACTAATTAAATTTGTTGAAAAAATACGAgcaaatatattttgttttttaaaaatataatcagaagaaaataactttatcttatttttattataatttaaaaaaagtaataaaaattcttCCATTGGATATAAGGTACCACCGATCAATATAACATTACTACAATCTTTTGTAATACTTTGGAAGTTACTACAAGAGCTAACACTTATAACTTCGatttctttaaataaatcttttctcttttttacaaataattcttcaaaaaatatattcagGTTATTGTATGTATCAtcattaataaaattatcatcattaataaaattatcatcactaataaaattatcaacacttatattaatatttttatttttacatttttgCGTGTTATTTATACAATTACTTCTTTTACACAATAGATCGTTGACATCTTGATCCTTCCTATCATCCCAATCATTCAAAAACAACTCCTGTTTTGTGTTAAGATTACCCTTttgtaatttatttttctgACCATCGACAAGGGTTGGACTATGTGATGTcataattctttttttattttttattttatcaataTAACAATCGgtggaaaatatattttgcTCATGCTTACAATTGTTTCCGTTCAGGGTGTGTGTCGAATGATTTATTTGATTCATGGGATTATTTTCAGAGTATTCTATTGTCGGagaataattattattataattaatacaCACATAATCATATAGATTGGATTTAATAAGTTTCTGGGtaaattcatttaatatatatatagcaCTCGTTTTAAAAATAGGAAAAGAAGCATGTAGATAtttcttaatatttttaaaatatttagaCATTAAAGATTCTGTAAAGATTTTAATTTTCCTACAAAACaaagaattatttaaaaaatttgaaatattatttaaatttaatacaTCTAACtttgataataatgtatatttatttatattgatTAAATTTTGTTGAATAGATGTAAAACTTTCTAAAAGTAAATTACAATAGACAATAATTTGtcttatcattattatattattattatttaaaacatttttatattttttaatatattcatttaatattattttacaaAACAATATATGATGATTTGATATGCTTACAGAATTACAACTATTAATATTCtcaataatattttgtgattcatcaaatataacaatattattttttatattaatttttaaattatttcttatattttcgtttaatatacatatatatggtaataatattatatcagcattttttatattctctTTACTTAAGTAATAAGGACATATTTCAATATGTTCATTCTTACATATGTCTTTAATATCTTCTATATCTACATTCttgttatttattaattttgttattaaaCTATAATTAtctattttttcaatatcttcattttctgaattattactactaGAAGAAgaatcataaaaaattctcttttttttcccatttttttttttccatttttcAGCCAccttttctttatatatttctttgtATTTACATTTACTGTTCTTACAACAGTCGTTTAATTcgttaatatttttatgcTTCTTAAGGAACGCCTACAAGATCGAACAACCAGAAGAACATAGctaatatatttgtgtgtaagaaaaaataaaacaagcacaaaaaaaaaaaaaatatatatatatatatatatataataaatgttgAACTATATgtattccttttttttatacctCATTTATGCATAGATGCTTTCTGCTCCCGATgattatcatatttattgaAAAATCCTCGcccatttttttttctatcTTTTTTAGCTCTTGAAAGTATTGGTTTAGCTGGGACTGTGTTCTActacaaataaatatctaaagaaaaaaataaaaaataaaaataaaaaataaaagaacCATAAGAATAAgcatacataaataaatacatatatatatatatatatatatatatatttatatttccaattctacaataatatattgtattatcttcacattttattatttttttatatattttttttaaacatacttgtttttttttatctttatcaACAATAGAATAATCACTAGGAACCTCATCatctataaaaaaaaaaaaaaaaaaaaaaatagacaaatgaaatatgtacataaaaaaaaataataataaaataataaaataaataaatatatatattatatatatatatatatatatatatttcttatgTTACTGTTATCTGGAAGAACAAAGTTGTCGTTTTTCTGGACTGGCTCATgttgttcatattttcttttacttatctttatatttttgtgaAGAGCAATTTTATCATCCTTAAAAGAAAAGTACTTCTTCAATATGTTTAAattgttttcttttatcTTATGGTCTTGTTGTATGTTGTGTTTGTATTTTTCTATAACCTTTTCGATCACGCTTTCTTTTACCCATTCAGGTTctatattttgaatatccccccaaaaaaaaaaaaaaaaaaatatatatatatatatatatatgtataagttaaaacatttttatttttatttttatttttatatatgtacacaTCTGGATATAAAACTAAAATAAGTTTATTAGTAGTATAtatgcacatatatatatatatatatatatatatatatatttatttatttatttatatttatacctgtactttttaattctatgttttcttttatgaaaaatagGTTCATCTTATGTTTCCACAACCTATAgatgagaaaaaaaaagaaaaaacacacacacacatatatacatatatatatatatatatatatatcttatgGTACACTTCTGCTTTTTTCTTACCAATATATTAAAGACGTCAGGAGGGTCAAGGATTTACCTGATCCAGTCTTCATTTCACAAATAATGTGCTCTTCTTCCgtatttttaatatcctcattttttaaaatattcaaatgATCAAAGATTAAATTAGAAGCATCATCCTTTAACATACCttgtatattttgattttgtttaataacttcataaattaaatttaagttatcatattttttaatatttgaaCTTGTCAAAACTTGATAAAATAATCTCATAAAATTTAACTGAAtctaataaatatgtaaaattataaataaataaataaacatatatatatatatatatatatatatatatatatatatatatatatatatattatatatNNNNNNNNNNNNNNNNNNNNNNNNNNNNNNNNNNNNNNNNNNNNNNNNNNNNNNNNNNNNNNNNNNNNNNNNNNNNNNNNNNNNNNNNNNNNNNNNNNNNNNNNNNNNNNNNNNNNNNNNNNNNNNNNNNNNNNNNNNNNNNNNNNNNNNNNNNNNNNNNNNNNNNNNNNNNNNNNNNNNNNNNNNNNNNNNNNNNNNNNNNNNNttcttttaataatatattgaaatataaaggaatatttttatgtgcttcaatttttttttttttttttttgtgtaaCAAAAGTAGAcgtaaaaataaatatatagataaaaagaaaaatacattataatataatatgccctgtgataaatataatatattttttttttatatgtatattttttttttaatttctttgCCTTAAGAAGggaattaataaaatagaaagaaataatatatatattatatatataaagaaaaaaaaaaaattacagATATAAATACATCAATTGCTTTGTATTAATTttgatattataatattaactAATTTGATTTAATTTGATTTAATTTGATTTAATTTGATTTAATTTGATTTAATTTGATTTAATTTGATTTAATTTGATTTaatttgatttattttattttattttatttttgttttatgtgaaatattaatttcCTCATTTCAGGAAAGgaaaatcatataatagAAAGGATgtcacaaaaaaaaaaaaaaaataaaaaataataaataaaaaataaaaagataaaaagaaaacaagATGAATgaatatgtaaaatatacaactggcttttatgtttttgacctatataaatatgatacTAGTGAggaatttttaaaaagtttACAATTAATAACACAtgaagatataataattataaggTAACACCaaaatgtatatacatatatatatatatatatatatatatatatatatatatatatttatttatttatttatttatttattcattcaTTCATTCATTCATTATGTgacatataaaaaatgtgcaccttaacatatatacataataacCTTTATTATAGTTTACAAAACGTTGCTGACCAAAACATTAGAGAGACCTATGAAagtattattaataaacaATGTAACCAGAACAAGGAATATGTGTTTCTACATTTAGATTACAAGTTAGAAAAGGATCTCTTTCTTCTTATGATTAAAAGAGGATTACATACTTATGTTGAAGATGTCTATTATAAAATCATAAAGATATCTACTAAAAATATGTttggaaaaatatataaaaaagtgATGAAATATTACTTTATCgattatatacaaaaagtaataaatacaaataatcattctatacaaataaaatgtaataaaagaattgatggtaataataatgtgtCAAGCTATTTTGGAAATGAGGAAAAGAGAAAAGAATTTCATATAACCTTACGTAAAgatatgttattatatcaaATGGATCATAGGAAATATTTCAActatttaaataaatgttTTCAACATGGAAAAGATATAAACCTAAAAAATgatgtaaatataaaaaataaaaatctgaataaaaaattcaatCATTCTTTCTCGCATCAATATAACATGAACCAGTATGaaattttcaaaaaaaagaataatttaaattatgaaaagaaaaaaaaaaaaatacaaatgaaGGGTAGATATTCTCATGATAAcacatttaataataattttacttatcattataatagCGACACAATTCTGGTAGGAAACAGAAAGGAGAGATATGCTATTAATCATAACATATGTAATATgaagaataaaaaagaaatctATACAcataatagtaataatatatgtgataataataataataatatatgtgatcataataataataatatatgtgataatattaaaaaatatgatcGTAATATTTTACACTGCATAACCCTTAtgattaataatattcgcttttgtatttgtttttctaattttgatatatacaaatatattcaaaCAAAAAGttattatcaatatatattttacaaagaaagagaaagaaaaaataatttgtataaagataaagaaaacaatcccttttatattaattacATGAATTACAATTTAAATTTGTACAACATTTTTTGTaaacaattatataatctttttatgaataaaataatttttgagacgaaaaaagaagatatgtatttatttagtatggatataattatcttcattggatttgataaattagttttatgtaatataaatgaaaatatgaaaccagtaaaaaacaaaagtaaatataataacataaaaaataaatatgaatacaTATCTAATAATTCTCTATTCCTCGATAAAAACATTATAAtctttaataaaaatacacaccattttttaatacagaaatattataaaacatTAACAAGggaaaagaaattaaacCTTATACCTATAGGAATGAAATCGATGTGtgatttatatacattaattaagataaatataatcgatgacttttttttatatcataaatataataaacagGAACAACATTATTCGTTCATAAATCATCTaaaatcaaaaataaaaaaaaataaaaaaaaaaatattaccATAAGTGTAGAAccaaatattataaatcttaatgttattaatacatatgaaATTTATCATACCTCTTTTGAAATATGTTATGATTATAAAGAGATAGAagaacataatatatatacatatgaaaactctcatcataataataacaatgCTCAACTTATTTCATctccattttttttcaataataatcataatacATTGTTATgtgataaaaaatattatgaagaagaaaaggAAGAGCCTTATTCATCAGACGGAAAGGATAATGTTTGTTGTGTCATCATCGGgggaaataaaaaggacAAAAAATTTGATGAAGGGGAGAATAAAACATTTgataaaaaggaaaaaaaatttgatAAAAAGGACAAAAAATTTGATAAAAAGGACAAAAAATTTGATGTACCACACGATTACAAAAGAATACATGATCCTATAGGGGAACATAGAAATGATGAAATTGTAGAAAACAACAAAAATCATGTAACAAATATTTCATCTAATTATTTGACAAAACAAGGTAAAAAATACAACTACCTATTCCATCTTCTACATATGAGTActagaaaaaaaaaaaaaaaaaaaaaatatatatatgggACAAATATCTTAAAgggaaaagaaaaaatacataatgattttaacaaaaaacatatatatcacATCCAAGAAAATTTTGATTGTAATGGTTCAACACATTTGAATTATATGAGtgatgattataataaaagggAATATTATAGAgaaacatattataaacatcataatatacttgaagaaataaaaaaagaaaatatatcaaaagatgatatatatattaataaaaaaactacagatataaatgatgatgatttatatttctcAGTATTATGTTTTGATGCTCAAACAAAATCAACTATGCCgattaatttatattcttttcttcacttgaaaaaaaatactatctttaaatatttagaagaaaatatacGCTTTAAGGAACAAGCGAAAGATGTAAATTGTAAAGGGTGTATggtaataaataataatgataatatgaaaaggaataataataacaataataatgataataataatgataataatgatattaatgataacaataatgataacaataataataataataataataataataataataataatgtcATAATTAATCATAATGGTTATATGAGAAGCATACAAAATGTCaagaatatgaaaaaaaagagaaagaaaaaaatacagaataataaaaatacatacacCTTTGCTACAGCgagatatatttatttacaacCATATACCggtattattaaaaagaatactagaaaaaaaatagacttaaatatttttattgaacatattttaaaatcaCAGATAATTAAAGATTCATTTGTATTAATTATTAGAATACATAACTTTGATAaggatatttttttaaccGTCAAGTGTcttatacaaaataatataattactTCTCTTATACATGATAATTTAAgtcttttaaaaaacaaaaaatatatacaaaatagGGATATACATACAGCGGACATGTGTTTCTCTGATTTggataatatgaaaaataagaaaactataaaaaagaaatacaaaataaagaaaaataaaattaattatagCTTTCACCATATGACGAATATGAGTTTATTAAGATATAGAtctaataaaaaaataataagattCCGAAAAAATCAAACAGAAAATAAGATGGACAATATCATTATGCTACATAAAATGGATgtaacaaataatatatcacaTAATGTGAATAAGAAAACGCCATGTCaaatacaaaattattccttaaaaaattattgtaatagtatattaaaaagtataataaataataagaatacgtttaaatatcatattaaaaagaaaaagagaggttcttattttttatccAGAAATTTTAccaaatttttatttttcttattcttttatatagataaaaaacaaaaaatattattttacaatacaacaaatgaagaaataattCATGACCTTTTGTATTTCTTTAACTTAAGtaatatgaattattatcatttactttattcatttcattatatatttcaaacCTCCAAGGGGAACCCTGATATGTGtgaatataattattactCTAAAAAGAGGTTCTTCGATATGGTTAAACGGTATATAAGAAGGAATAGGAAAGATGATATTAACAGTGAACATGATCAAAGGGATGGTAGCAAAAATAAAGTTGAAATGAAGAAATGGTTCTACAGCAGGgctaataataataacaataataatgataataataataataacaataattatgataataataataataataataattatgataataataataataagaagaagaacaataattatgataataataataataagaacaattatgataataataataagaacaataattgtgataataatagtaacCCTTGTTATGATAATGCCTTCTTTATTCATGATAAAGAAAGAGATATGAAACATTTACATAACGATTCCActgttatatataatattacttatttaataagaaagatagaaaagaatgaaaaaattcAAAACGATATATCCATCATATCCTTATTGTTTTTATGTgaacaatttttttatattataaatacaaatataataacatcCCAATATCTtagttatataaaaaatatttataataatatgaatattaagaaaaagaaaaaaatgtatttaatctttttgattttggtaaaaaattcttttacatgtatatattataaaaatatttttttggtatttatatcatttataaagaagatatttatttatttcctacaattaaatattcaacatttttatgtaaCGGTTATGAGACAGAATGATCTTAcgaaaaataaaaataagaaaaaaataaaaaatgatgacaaaataattgatgataatatatacatcaACACATTTAAAGAGAACAATTACCAACATCcaataaattatatgcAAGCATATTATCCAAAGAAtaacaaattaaaatattattttgatttatttcttgattcttttaatttttttcataatgCTTTTCTAATTTATGTTTCctcatttatatttagtTTTCTTGATATTCAAATAGCGATCGATTTAACGCATTacattcttttttatttataaaaaagataacATTCATCCTAGGAATAAAAAcactattttttttaatatatatatatatataaaatatatatataatgtatattttttttaattatttttttcatttctcctttaatttttttggtattcattatatatatatatatatatatatatatatttatttatttatttatttttattttattttattttattttttttccctgtttaataaaattataacgctttaaaataatttatcattatatatatatttgaagGATAGTTCTATTTTTGTTTGTCGTTGTGTGcaacattatttttttttataactta
The genomic region above belongs to Plasmodium reichenowi strain SY57 chromosome 13, whole genome shotgun sequence and contains:
- a CDS encoding hypothetical protein (conserved Plasmodium protein, unknown function) produces the protein MNEYVKYTTGFYVFDLYKYDTSEEFLKSLQLITHEDIIIISLQNVADQNIRETYESIINKQCNQNKEYVFLHLDYKLEKDLFLLMIKRGLHTYVEDVYYKIIKISTKNMFGKIYKKVMKYYFIDYIQKVINTNNHSIQIKCNKRIDGNNNVSSYFGNEEKRKEFHITLRKDMLLYQMDHRKYFNYLNKCFQHGKDINLKNDVNIKNKNLNKKFNHSFSHQYNMNQYEIFKKKNNLNYEKKKKKIQMKGRYSHDNTFNNNFTYHYNSDTILVGNRKERYAINHNICNMKNKKEIYTHNSNNICDNNNNNICDHNNNNICDNIKKYDRNILHCITLMINNIRFCICFSNFDIYKYIQTKSYYQYIFYKERERKNNLYKDKENNPFYINYMNYNLNLYNIFCKQLYNLFMNKIIFETKKEDMYLFSMDIIIFIGFDKLVLCNINENMKPVKNKSKYNNIKNKYEYISNNSLFLDKNIIIFNKNTHHFLIQKYYKTLTREKKLNLIPIGMKSMCDLYTLIKINIIDDFFLYHKYNKQEQHYSFINHLKSKIKKNKKKNITISVEPNIINLNVINTYEIYHTSFEICYDYKEIEEHNIYTYENSHHNNNNAQLISSPFFFNNNHNTLLCDKKYYEEEKEEPYSSDGKDNVCCVIIGGNKKDKKFDEGENKTFDKKEKKFDKKDKKFDKKDKKFDVPHDYKRIHDPIGEHRNDEIVENNKNHVTNISSNYLTKQGKKYNYLFHLLHMSTRKKKKKKKYIYGTNILKGKEKIHNDFNKKHIYHIQENFDCNGSTHLNYMSDDYNKREYYRETYYKHHNILEEIKKENISKDDIYINKKTTDINDDDLYFSVLCFDAQTKSTMPINLYSFLHLKKNTIFKYLEENIRFKEQAKDVNCKGCMVINNNDNMKRNNNNNNNDNNNDNNDINDNNNDNNNNNNNNNNNNNNVIINHNGYMRSIQNVKNMKKKRKKKIQNNKNTYTFATARYIYLQPYTGIIKKNTRKKIDLNIFIEHILKSQIIKDSFVLIIRIHNFDKDIFLTVKCLIQNNIITSLIHDNLSLLKNKKYIQNRDIHTADMCFSDLDNMKNKKTIKKKYKIKKNKINYSFHHMTNMSLLRYRSNKKIIRFRKNQTENKMDNIIMLHKMDVTNNISHNVNKKTPCQIQNYSLKNYCNSILKSIINNKNTFKYHIKKKKRGSYFLSRNFTKFLFFLFFYIDKKQKILFYNTTNEEIIHDLLYFFNLSNMNYYHLLYSFHYIFQTSKGNPDMCEYNYYSKKRFFDMVKRYIRRNRKDDINSEHDQRDGSKNKVEMKKWFYSRANNNNNNNDNNNNNNNYDNNNNNNNYDNNNNKKKNNNYDNNNNKNNYDNNNKNNNCDNNSNPCYDNAFFIHDKERDMKHLHNDSTVIYNITYLIRKIEKNEKIQNDISIISLLFLCEQFFYIINTNIITSQYLSYIKNIYNNMNIKKKKKMYLIFLILVKNSFTCIYYKNIFLVFISFIKKIFIYFLQLNIQHFYVTVMRQNDLTKNKNKKKIKNDDKIIDDNIYINTFKENNYQHPINYMQAYYPKNNKLKYYFDLFLDSFNFFHNAFLIYVSSFIFSFLDIQIAIDLTHYILFYL
- a CDS encoding DEAD box helicase, putative; translation: EPEWVKESVIEKVIEKYKHNIQQDHKIKENNLNILKKYFSFKDDKIALHKNIKISKRKYEQHEPVQKNDNFVLPDNNDEVPSDYSIVDKDKKKQIFICSRTQSQLNQYFQELKKIEKKMGEDFSINMIIIGSRKHLCINEAFLKKHKNINELNDCCKNSKCKYKEIYKEKVAEKWKKKNGKKKRIFYDSSSSSNNSENEDIEKIDNYSLITKLINNKNVDIEDIKDICKNEHIEICPYYLSKENIKNADIILLPYICILNENIRNNLKINIKNNIVIFDESQNIIENINSCNSVSISNHHILFCKIILNEYIKKYKNVLNNNNIIMIRQIIVYCNLLLESFTSIQQNLININKYTLLSKLDVLNLNNISNFLNNSLFCRKIKIFTESLMSKYFKNIKKYLHASFPIFKTSAIYILNEFTQKLIKSNLYDYVCINYNNNYSPTIEYSENNPMNQINHSTHTLNGNNCKHEQNIFSTDCYIDKIKNKKRIMTSHSPTLVDGQKNKLQKGNLNTKQELFLNDWDDRKDQDVNDLLCKRSNCINNTQKCKNKNINISVDNFISDDNFINDDNFINDDTYNNLNIFFEELFVKKRKDLFKEIEVISVSSCSNFQSITKDCSNVILIGGTLYPMEEFLLLFLNYNKNKIKLFSSDYIFKKQNIFARIFSTNLISSDFIDNTYKNRLKKDHLLNLAIYIYIITFNILYGNIIFFPSYNFLNDFYNFLNNEGEYIFNRIKKKKFVFFEKKNDDAIVKNYLNNIENIKNIDPNLRIQNGCILFCVMNGKLSEGINFYDDLCRNVVVVGIPFVKHDNVVDKNLLRLKYYREYTKDIMKTHDKNDTSKILIYDDVHKMCESYETKYAMKIINQCIGRSLRHVNDFSSFFFLDYRFSKKEIFQNLPSFIKTHINDIDNRIYKNYDDTENSYIKIKEHFQDTYLNIKNFYTKQFSSSDFNFKLISEELISNLVKDLDMLKKFHDTKK